The genomic window TAAGTCTTGCTTGGTAAATCAGTGCTTTGACTGACAGACCCTACCCTCCATGTGTTTATTGTGTCTAAACAGTGAATGACATCAAGGGGAAGCAGAAGGTTCTTGGATCAAATCAGAAGCTGAAGTTCAATCCCACTGAACTCATCCTGTACTGTAAGGACTTCCGTATAGTCCGCTTTCGCTTTGACGAGGCTGGACCCGAGAGCGCCAAGAAGGTATCTGTCAGCAGATCTTCAGAAGGTcatgcagtatgtgtgtgaacatgtgctatgctgtgtgtttacaaaaaatATACTTACAGGACACAGACCCATAGATAAGATAATTGCACACAGGGACAGCACACAGATTAGTGTGTAGGATTACCAGTTAATGCTTTACTGAGCTGTGCTACCTCGATTTCCTGAAAAAAGGGAAACTCAAAAGAGCATTTTGCTTTTAGAAGCCTCACCCATAGTAACTAGCGTTGTTCACAGATTTCTCAGTTTCTGTTTGTGGTTGGTTTGATCCATGTTGTCCAGTGAGTGCCAGTTTTGACtagtataaatatttatatgccGTGGTGATTCTTTCTTGATCCCGTCTGCtatgtaaacagacacagacagagcaataCTGACTTTTTACTGAACCGTTGCACCaagctcccctctcctctcctctcctctcctcttactcttccttctcctcctcctcctccttctcctcctcctcttctctcctctcctctccactctcctcccctcctgttTTCAGAAAGAGGGATTCCAAACTGTCAAACTAGACATTATTTGTCTCATTGTCTCTGTCCTTCAGGCTGGTTCaaggttaaatgcagagatcAGAATAGTGTCTTTCTGCGTGTGGAAGTAGTATCAGAACACATCACTCACCTTCAGTTCACCTGAGACTGAGTGTGATGTAGAGGTGattctgtcctctctttcttatAGGACCAGTCACTGATCAGTCTCATTTAGTATCTCTGGAAGTAATGTTGCTGGGGGCCGAAGCTCTTCCTTCTGCTCTTATGTCATTTGTCTCATAGGCTACACATAATGTGGGTACATTCCAGTATCTGCTGTAGGTGTCAGTTACATTAATTAGCCTAGAGAAGACCTTGGTAGAGTTTATGAAgttacttctctttctctccactgaatGTGCTTGTATGAGCCTCTAATCTCCGGGCTTTCTCTGACATTGATATCTAAATCAATTAGGATTTTCCTAGAGGGAAAATAACAAAGTTTGGCATTTGTCTCGGTTTGGCTTTACTGAAACCTTTGATACTAAGATACATTCCAAACTTTTAAAGGCTAATATAAcagaacattctctctttttttttttttggcatttgacttttttcttgtctctcctGCGAATTAGATGACATTCCTGGGAGTGTTTTTTGTTGACCTCTTTGATTATGCCGGGAGAGCCCGCTTTCTATGACGTGTTTGGAATTCCGCACTCATCCTGTTGCCTCACAACAGCTGCACTGTTGCTaggaaacagtgtaaaatgaaCATTCCACATTGTGATCATGAGTCACAGTCCCCCTACAAAAGTAGTACATTAAAGTCTCCTTGAAACGTCATTCCTCTGAATTGAGTCAGTGAGAAGATGAAAGGCCGCTACAGCATGCAGGGAATGATTCTTAGTCATCGTAAGGGTGTGCTTTCAGtggtctttttatttgttttaagaaaaacaagGCTGCATGGGAGTTTTACACTAAGGAAAAGGAAACTCTTCCTTTTAAAGGAAAAGGCTGTAAATCACTGGTTCAGTTTCTGTGTACTTGTAGAAGAGAAGGACTTTACCTGAACTTCCACAAGTTCTCTGAGCCGCTGAAGCCCTCACGGAAAAATTgagcaggacacagagagagagagagagagagagacggagtgaaagagaagggggagagaaggagtaGGCAGTCAAGCAAGGTGCCAGATTGAAACCAAGCCagctgaaaagagagggagagagaaagagggggcaCAAAAACAAGCAGAACAAAAAGCCCATTCAAACCCACTCGCTCAGTTTCTGATCACTCAGCAAACACAGATGCATTTATCCTGCAGTTCCGCTCACGAGGCTCACTGATAGTAAACGCCTCCGCTGGTGGAAACGAATGCTAATCTTTGGTGCTTACATGAAGACCAAGCCAAGTGCTTCTCACAGACAGCCTGTGCCAgtttatatatacactcacacacacgcacacgttcaGATCAGTGGCCAGCATGCATGTTGCACTCCACATGGCCGCAATTAGTGTCAAAACCCTGCTGAGGAGAGTGAGTGGGACCTGGCACTCACACTGGCCTCATATTGAGCAGGAACATTGAGTATCATCATTATTGGGCCCTCTTTTTGCCTACTCGCAAGGAATCCAATCCTTAACAATGGTGTTAACTGCTTATTCAGAGCGAGTTTCATTCGGGACTTAGAAAAGCTATatttatgtgttgtgtgtgtgtgtgtgtgtcggggccGGGGGGGGGAGCTTTGGAGAGAGGTGGTGATGTGGGATTTAACTTTGCACCACTCACATGGATATAGAGTAATCACTGGAAGGAGCTAAACTGGGACTTTCTTCACATTTCCCTCTGTGACTAATGGGAACCCAGCCAATTCTGGAACAGCTTATTGTGCTGTAGgaaattatatacacacacacatgcacacacgcatgtacacacatgcagaattcctcatctttttgttgttttgtgttgtgtctgtctctgggaTACTATCAGCTTGGCTTTCTCCAAAGAAATAACCTCTCTGAGGTCAGCTTCTCCaggtttcattaaaacaaagagTTGCCACACGCGAATCGGAGAGCTCATAGACTTTATTGCATTTTGTCCCAAGATGCACATAAGACAAATTAGATTGCCCTTCTGGCAAGGATCAAGTGTCCCAAATATTGTCTATTCATTTCAGTTGTCTTGTATCCATTagcaacagacagactgacataaATGAACATGTTCCAACGAAGAGATCAACTCAGAGACCACAAAGGCAAATTATGTTACATCTgtgctttgttattttttaagatTGATGATTtgagatatttttatttttgtattgcATTTATATCCCTTTATGCAACACCATCTACCGATAAGGGAAAAGATATTTTGTGTCTTCTTGCCTATGCTGAATATTGTGGTTATGTTGTAAAATATGTAGGTTGTGACCATGTCTCATCCCAGCCTGGCAGCAAGTCACAGTAAATCTCTCTGAGGCTGACCCAAAGCTCTTCCCACacgaaaaaaagacaaagactggAACAGGTGTATTCAGATGGACACAAAGAATAATATCAGATCAGAACAAAATCCCACACAAGCCTCTCTGGTTTTACTATGGTGTCTTAGTATAGCCTCAAATACCTGGACCTTAGAAGATGGAGTCTGCGTgggttgtgtggttgtggtcTGAGCAGCCGTACAtttgtgtgttatattgtgtaCTTCGCgtgttgttgtgttatgttaTTGTGTAATGTGAGTCTGAATGACTGCTAAGTGTCTCTGaaaagtgtttctctctctctctctttctctctctctctctttctctttctctccctctctctctttaaaggtTTGTCTGGCTATAGCCCATTACTCTCATCCTGCAGATCCCCAGTTGCTGTTTGGCTTTGAGTATGTAGGGCAGCATTACTACGGCTCTCAAGGTAAACAGACGCTTTGGTCTAGATTTtgacacagacaaatacacactccTCATGTCTCAGTATTTTGCCAGAGGTTCACAATTTGAAATCACTGATCACATTTAGCATTGTTCAAGCTGTCATCCAaaatttctttacttttcagtGCATTTATAATGTGACTTGGCTTCAGAAATACCCGTACATGTAAAATTGCTTGTTTCGTGCAGTTTTAGTGCTCTTATTTGTACCACTCCTAGTATAAAGACTACCTCTTTGGTGTTAGTCTGGAGACTTAGATCGATTCTTCACACGCCTCTAACTGTGCCAGTGTTCTCACTTAAGGGTGAGAGGACACACACCCAGTGTTCATATAATGTCAGTGATGTTAGTTAGGTGAGCCTAAGCACTTTCTccatgatgtcagtgttttggtTAAGGTAAATAAATGTTCACCCCACCCATAGTCTCACATTGCCTGCTTCTGCTTACACACCCATTCCATGAGCTCCATGTTATCCAAACAGGTATTTCACCTCAAGGGATTCATTATCCTACCGAACACTGTGAAGACAACTATGCTCAGTCAATATGAAATGGAATGGGAATATGTTAGGGCGCTATGTTTTATGAATCAGATCTTAATAACACTTGTCCTATTGTCCTGTGTTAAAATTTTAGGGATAATGTTTCTTGATCTGTGTCCTTTTCCACTGTTTACTAGGTAACCCTGCTTGTTTCGGGGGGGGGGTTTTCCAAGTATTTAAGACTCCAACATCATGATTTACTTTCTGAGAGGCATTGTTTGCAGTGTGCACCCTTTCAGTACCTTCACCCTCCAGCATGTCTAGACTTGATCTGTGATTGTTCACATGATGGATACTCAGTTTTAGTCTTGACATGGCAATAGTGATCGCAATGAAACAGTGTGTTGTTTCAGAATGAATGGGACCGTGACAGAGGTTGCATTACTGTAGAAAATCAATGAGAAACAGTAACAAATCAAGCATGTGTGACATGTTTCTGCACGGTACTGGATAGAGCAAAACAATTATGGcatctcacctgtgtgtgtgtgtgtgtgtgtgtgtgtgtgtgttttctccagGTGAACGGATGAATGGAGTAGACCCAGGAGGAGGTTTACAGACGCCCATGTTTGACCGGCCCTCAGACTGGGACCGCGAGATCAAACGCACTGGAGCAGCAGAATGGAGAGTTTGCTCCATCAATGAGAGCTACATAGTCTCACCcaggtatgactgtgtgtgtgtgtgtgtgtgtgtgtgtgtgtgtctttgtatcttTTTGTGTGGGGAGATTATTGGAAGTTTAGGATTAGGATTAATCTGGCTCATTTAACAACATAAGCTGCATTTAATCATAGAACCAGCATTGTTGTGACCAGTGTTTACACAACAGACTTGTGCAGTGGCTGGAACATGTCATTACCTTGTGTGACCTGTTAGCATCATATTACTGCCACAGACTCTGTGTATGAATGTTGCTTAATTAAATCTCTATAAAGTACATCATTATTAAAAAATCCTGCAGCTCAAAtgctttgctttgctgttttcttttcacagaactgCAGGAATAAAGAGGGGAGAGAATGATTAAATAAATCATATAAAAAATGAGGAAGTTTTTCAAAAGGAGATTTGTGCCTTTGTTGCATAAATAACCAGCATAAatccagagagaggaaaagaaagagagagagactgacattaTGAAATTTGGTGTACAAAGAAGACTCTTTAAGCTTTTCCTTGGGGTCTTGTCTGGTTTCCAAGCAGAGGGGTGAGCTTGTGTGATGGGGGAGGCTGTTTTTTGTGAGCTGACTGGTGAGGGTAAATGAGTGTTTTGTGATCTTTTGCAGTCTCCCTGAATATTTTGTGGTTCCGGCGTCTCTGGCGGATCAGGACCTGAAGCAGTATGCCTGCTATTTTACCACCCAGCGCATCCCTGTAAGTCTGTCTCACACCATGTCAGCGCGGGCTGCAACGCAAATACTTTTATTTGAGACGTGTTTTAATTTaagtatgaatgaatgatagCGGTTATGGTCCTTCTGCTTTTGAGAGCGTGCTCTTTCATCAAGATTTTCTTTATTGCGTCTGTGCGTCCCTCAAACTAAATACATATcatttttgcctgtgtgtgtgtgtgtgtgtgtgtgtgtgtgtgtgtgtgtgtgtgtgtgtgtgcgtgtgcgtgcgtgcgcagcTGTGGTGCTGGAATCATCCCAATGGAAGCGCTCTGGTCCGCATGGCCTGCATCAGCGACCCCCTGCAGCAGAGGAAGGTAGACCAGAGGTAAGGACAGAAATAAGCAAacagggaagggagagagaaagagagagattaatctTCTACAAGTGGCAGGGGACCACTTGTTATAAACATTAAGTGCATGATTTTGAAGAGAATGGCTGGTGATGGATCGTGAAGTGGACGGACGATGAAGAGTGGGATGGATTATGGACCATCGCTTATTAGTTTTGAGTATCTCAGTCGTCCCTCGGCGGTGAACTCAGTTTAGCCTGTGTGAGAACACAAACTCTACTTAAAAACCCTGACTTGAGTTCAAGTCCTGCATTCCCTTCCAATGTGTGTTTTCAATTAGAGCTGTGTAGCGCCTGTGTCAGCACCGTCATCTCATCTTTTggcacagcaaacaaacaagactgTCAGTGAGATACAAAAAATCTCTGATCCAAAGTTTCAAAGAAACAGCTAGAGCAAAACCCAAGTGAACACATAGCATCTCCAGAAGGCctcggttttgattttttttttttttatatcaaagtcttttttttttgtcttttttttcccccctcctctcttcttgCACAGGATTTGCAGCTCAATAACCAAGAGCCACCCACACCGGAGCGATGTCGTGAAAGCAGACTTGGAGAAAAATCTGCCCACCATCCAGGATGTGCAGGCTGCTCTTGTTAAACTGAAGCAGATCTGTGTGATAGGTGAGTATACCCTCACTCTTTGGTTTAGGCAGTTACAGCTGATTAAATCTTATCCTAGAATAAATCAGCGctctaagacagagagagatgcacaccaTTTACTTGACATGTGTTGCACATACTTGTATTTAAAATGAGTGATATGTCCTTTCAATTAGGTGTGTAGGCCCTCTAGGGGTTTTTTATGGTTGAGGAACCTGGAAATAGTCAGATTTTAGCTTATGTTGTAAAACTAACTTTCTCTATGAATTAAAATACTTTAGAAAGCATTTGAGAATGTGTAATAAATGAGTCTAGTTATtaagcaaatgtgtgtgtgtgtgtgtgtgtgtgtacatgcgcaCACAGATATAGACAGAACCTTTAAGTTACCACCTCATTGGGGATGAGTTAAAGAGTTTAAGGCCCAGACTTCAAATGCCCTGTTCTACTTTTGCTGtagatgtctgtctgttgttttatcTTGACGCAATTTATCCTGGGTTCTGTGACTCACTGAGTGTTTtactttgactgtgtgtgtgtgtgggtgtgtagacCCTTTTGAAGAGTCTGAGGAAAAGTGGCTGTCATCCATGGAAAGCTCACGATGGTTGGAGTATGTCaggtatgaaaaaaatatttattcagcGCCAGGGGACAggttcactctgtctctcacatttcACTGCCAGCAACACTGTCCTGCATTTAATCCCATTTAAAAAAGGAGTCATAGCCAGCCAATGGAAGATACATCTTTTTAGAAGACACACATGTTGTATTGGCAGCTTTTCAAGGTTTATCGATGACAGGACTGATAAGTAGAGCCGCAGTCGTGTTTTATTGCAGAGCacagtttgcacttgtatttacttttctttggttgttcttttttgttcccAGGGCTTTTCTAAGGCAAGCAGTAGAGGTGGTGTACATACTGGATGGGAAGCAGGCCTCAGTCATTCTACAAGGTATATGACACACTCTTGTCCTCACATTACTTCTGTGAAGTTTCATCTGGAACACCCTCTCATCGttctttcctgtctgtctgtctgtctgtctgtccgtgcAGAGGAGGAAGACAGGGACCTGAACTGTGTGGTGGCTTCCCTGGTGCAGCTCATGTTGGACCCTCACTGCCGCAGTTTGGTCGGCTTTCAGAGTCTGGTGCAGAAAGAGTGGGTGATGGCCGGCCATCGGTTCCTTGACCGCTGTAACCACCTGAAGAAGAACGATAAAGAGGAGGTATTAGGTTTATAGGAAATGCCTCTTAAGACTAATGATTTACCTCAAACCACCTGGTGCCTCTGCCCGAGTCTTCAACTATGGACATAAATAACATTAGTCCTCTAAGTACAgtctttcaaatgtgtttcaACATTACATGTTAAAGGTGCTTCGGGGCACACCCAACATGCTAAGTATATCTAAAGTTGAACTGGTCATTACCtaatactccccccccccccccccccccttttcttttttcttcagtctcCTCTCTTCCTACTCTTCCTGGACTGTGTGTGGCAGCTTTTAAATCAGTACCCAGCAGCCTTTGAGTTCACAGAGACGTATCTGACGATGCTGAGTGACAGCATGTGGATCCCAGTGTTCAGCACCTTCCTCTTCAACTGCCCACAGGAGAGAGCTGAGCACAGTAGAGTGAGTCCATCTCTTTATCTTAACACACAGCTGCCTTCACTCACACTCCCCATATTTCAACAGTCCCAAAGAACCCATTCCGGCTGTATGCGCTCAACTGCGAGCACGCTGAATGTGTGCTCTGTGAGAGATCATCATTTATGTGTCAGTACCAAAACGGGAATAAAGCAGTTTCTAACAGGTTAAACCTGATGGTGATAAAATGAAGGGACATGTGCTTTCAGAACGCAGGTCTTCCATTGAGGAAGTATTCTGATAGCCTTGTTCACTTGTTTGGCCATTAATTGCTCACATCCAAC from Chanos chanos chromosome 2, fChaCha1.1, whole genome shotgun sequence includes these protein-coding regions:
- the mtmr10 gene encoding myotubularin-related protein 10 isoform X1, producing MFSGKPVKPTFKSYLPPVQTELKKSPQITIKKLEAKLLPGEIVVNEVNFTRKCIGADSSQDDLWGKLICTNFKVSFVTHDSLPQQRFQCAHRLLGEHDIPLACVEQVVTVNDIKGKQKVLGSNQKLKFNPTELILYCKDFRIVRFRFDEAGPESAKKVCLAIAHYSHPADPQLLFGFEYVGQHYYGSQGERMNGVDPGGGLQTPMFDRPSDWDREIKRTGAAEWRVCSINESYIVSPSLPEYFVVPASLADQDLKQYACYFTTQRIPLWCWNHPNGSALVRMACISDPLQQRKVDQRICSSITKSHPHRSDVVKADLEKNLPTIQDVQAALVKLKQICVIDPFEESEEKWLSSMESSRWLEYVRAFLRQAVEVVYILDGKQASVILQEEEDRDLNCVVASLVQLMLDPHCRSLVGFQSLVQKEWVMAGHRFLDRCNHLKKNDKEESPLFLLFLDCVWQLLNQYPAAFEFTETYLTMLSDSMWIPVFSTFLFNCPQERAEHSRDFARSKSIALGQEKALRFPPVWDWSQQFSLKDQTLFNNPLYVGKGATSVQNGTVRTFKRTKKNYSSTLRGMPPSLRNGMLGVHDTLPRRSSLVLRLKPDFSQPREPAESPSECFVRDWFSRPPDLQGMLLPQLLPTHLSLWRLYFLRWVPEARIPQGGPITAFHKLSVLTAEIEILKNQLRQYKGGQTPGLTPGGLRAEPSRMYFKATSSSPQVSSTPEYLSSSFPFSPVGNLCRRGILGTPLSKFLNGAKIWLSTETLANETI
- the mtmr10 gene encoding myotubularin-related protein 10 isoform X2 yields the protein MFSGKPVKPTFKSYLPPVQTELKKSPQITIKKLEAKLLPGEIVVNEVNFTRKCIGADSSQDDLWGKLICTNFKVSFVTHDSLPQQRFQCAHRLLGEHDIPLACVEQVVTVNDIKGKQKVLGSNQKLKFNPTELILYCKDFRIVRFRFDEAGPESAKKVCLAIAHYSHPADPQLLFGFEYVGQHYYGSQGERMNGVDPGGGLQTPMFDRPSDWDREIKRTGAAEWRVCSINESYIVSPSLPEYFVVPASLADQDLKQYACYFTTQRIPLWCWNHPNGSALVRMACISDPLQQRKVDQRICSSITKSHPHRSDVVKADLEKNLPTIQDVQAALVKLKQICVIDPFEESEEKWLSSMESSRWLEYVRAFLRQAVEVVYILDGKQASVILQEEEDRDLNCVVASLVQLMLDPHCRSLVGFQSLVQKEWVMAGHRFLDRCNHLKKNDKEELLNQYPAAFEFTETYLTMLSDSMWIPVFSTFLFNCPQERAEHSRDFARSKSIALGQEKALRFPPVWDWSQQFSLKDQTLFNNPLYVGKGATSVQNGTVRTFKRTKKNYSSTLRGMPPSLRNGMLGVHDTLPRRSSLVLRLKPDFSQPREPAESPSECFVRDWFSRPPDLQGMLLPQLLPTHLSLWRLYFLRWVPEARIPQGGPITAFHKLSVLTAEIEILKNQLRQYKGGQTPGLTPGGLRAEPSRMYFKATSSSPQVSSTPEYLSSSFPFSPVGNLCRRGILGTPLSKFLNGAKIWLSTETLANETI